The Bradyrhizobium guangxiense genomic sequence ACCGTGAAGTCCTTGGCGAACACAAAGGTCTTGCGGCCGTTGACGGTGCCCCAGCCGGTGACGACGCCGTCGCCGGGTACCTTGGTCTTCTCCATGCCGAACTCGGTGGAGCGGTGCTCGACGAACATGTCGAACTCCTCGAACGATCCCTTGTCGAGCAAGAGCTCGATGCGCTCGCGCGCGGTCAGCTTGCCGCGGGCGTGCTGCGCCTCGATGCGCTTTTCGCCGCCGCCGAGCTTTGCGCCGGCACGACGATCTTCAAGGGCGTCCAGGATGTGCTTCATTTGCTCCCGCCAGTTCTTAACTAAGCCATGCTTGCCGGGGGTTCTAACACGGCATTTTGCAGACCGGGAAGCGGCTTTCGGCGCCGCAGGGCTGCCTTGACGCAGCGTGAAAGCGCAAGGAATTACAATGTTTTGCCTGGGAGGCCTAGATGGACGAGCGAGCGACCGAAACAGGAGCTGCGACAGGTGGCGTCAGGACCCTGCTGCGCCTGGAGGGCCTGACCCTGTTCGCAGGCATGGTGATGCTCTACTGGGCCTGGGACGGCTCCTGGCTGGTGTTTGCCCTGCTGTTCTTCGTCCCCGATCTGAGCTTCCTCGCATACCTCGCCGACACGCGCTTCGGCGCGATGGTCTACAACGCCGCCCACAGCTACATGGCGCCGGTGACGCTGCTGACACTGGGCTTTGGCCTCGCCTCGCCGCTCACCCTGTCCATCGCCTTGATTTGGCTCGCCCATATCGGCATCGACCGGGCGCTGGGCTACGGGCTGAAATATTCCGCCGGGTTCGGCTTCACCCATCTGGGACGAATCGGCCGGCAGAAGGACGCCTGACGGTAGTGGCGGCCCGGCTTCGGCGGACGGGATAGCCCGGATGGAGCGCAGCGTCAGGCTGTTGACCGCGCCCGCCGATTCAGGCTTGCTTCAAGCTTACGATCAGGCGCCGAGTGTTGCGTGAGCCCAGTCGGTACGGCGGCGGTCATCACGTCTGGCTGCAAGCATCACTCATGTCCGCGACGGTCGTCCCCCTGCCGCCGAAGTCATCGTCCGAAACCACCGATTTCCTGCGGCGGATGGCCAGCATGGTGTCGGGGCGGAATGGCGAGATGCTGCTGCGCGCCGCGAAGCTGATCGAGTCGCTGGCACAGCGGGCGATGTCGGCCGAGCGGCTGTATCACGAGCAGCAGATCGAAGGCACGCGCAACTCCGAGCTGCGCGAGGTCGCCGAGCGCGCCGCAGATGCCATGGCCGGCAAGATCGAGCTGCTGCGGGCGCAGCTCGCCGAGGTCACGGCAGCAGCCGCGGCCGAGCGCGCCGCCTTCGACGCCGAGCGCGGCAAGCTGATCGGCCTGATGCAGAATGCCGAGAGCCATATCGGCAACCTCACCAGCGAGCTGGACAGCTTGCGCGCCTCCGTCGACAGTTTCAACGAGACCGTGGTCTCCGTGCCGATCGAGGTGCTGCGGCTGGCGCGGACGCAGTTCGACTTTCTCTCGGCCGGCTTTGCCCGCAAGGGCGACGTGATCTCGCAGGCCATGAGCGAGATCGGCGGCTTTGCGATCGAGCAGGCGCTGACGGCGAAGAAGACTACCGACAAGGCCTGAGGCCGAGCCGCGACAA encodes the following:
- a CDS encoding DUF4260 domain-containing protein, producing MDERATETGAATGGVRTLLRLEGLTLFAGMVMLYWAWDGSWLVFALLFFVPDLSFLAYLADTRFGAMVYNAAHSYMAPVTLLTLGFGLASPLTLSIALIWLAHIGIDRALGYGLKYSAGFGFTHLGRIGRQKDA